In the genome of Oncorhynchus nerka isolate Pitt River linkage group LG4, Oner_Uvic_2.0, whole genome shotgun sequence, the window tgggaagTACAGAAATGGCGCACAAAGAACATATCTACTGTTTCTTAGACTTTCAAATAGAATGATATATCtacaactcacatttctatgagaatttggtcaggtcgcccaaaacATTACATATTGCCACTTTAAGGATTTGAGGATTTAGTCTGTTTATATTAAAGATGAACCGGCACTGTTTTAGCACCATTAAATCTTAttaaaatctgttcatatacacccTCTGGAAGATTTTCACAGAGAAAATAAGCTAAAGTTTACCTGCAGGTTTGAGTCCATTGCACCTCTCAGTGTAGAACTGTCTGTCATAGCCATCACAAAACTCCCAGTCCTTCTCTTGGTACTCCAGTCCATCAGAGAAAGTATACTTTCCCTGTGGATTAAACACTTTGTAGTTTCCGTGATTTAAACACTGTAGTACCCTGCATCAAACTGTTTATATTCAGTCAGAAACTTGCATCTAATGGCAAAACAGGGATATTAGGCAAAAAAAAGAGACAAACTTGTGTTTGGATTGGGGAATTACATTTTACCACAACATAGGCCTATGTCAATATGGTTGAATTGTCTTTTAATCACGCATCATTTGTTAAGAGATCTAGGCTATGTTCCACATCCTGTGGAGTTTTTACCATGAACAAAGGGTCTGCGCTGGCTCGGAGTAAGGTGTGTTTGGTCATGGGCTTGCTTGCTTGCTAGATCATGTCTAATGGAGCGTAGTAATCATGATAATAATCGAACTGGCTACTATTATGGCTGAGATACGCATGAATGAACGGTTGACCAAAAAGGAATGTATTTCCTGTGTGGAGCATGCAGAGAGCACATGTAGGGGGAGAAGGTATAGCAACGTAATAATTGCGACAATTAATGTATATCATTGCTAAAGGGGACCAGATGTAATGTCCACTATAACCAAtgtgaaacacacacatagacctaCACACGTATGaagcacccccccccacacacacacacacacacacacacacacagacacagtatgCTACACACCTGTTTGGATATTCCTTTCTCCCAAGTTCCTTCATATATGCTTCCATTTAGGAAATGGAGTACACCTTTTCCATGGAACATGCCATTCTTCATCTCCCCAACATATCTGGTCTCTGTGGGGAATTTatactctccttctccctccatcctgaagAACAGAGAAAATGACATCTCTAATTCACCAGTGGTGAGATGAGAACAACAATGAACTTCAACTTGTGCAATAACtggtgcaagctagctagcttcccAACATTACAATTTTGACACAGACCAGTTTGCTAAATTTCTATGACAAAAATAGTGATTAATTTACCTGCCATTCTTGAAGCTTCCAGTGTAACTGCTACCTGTGAActccatatttgttattttattaaaAGCTACATAGAACAACTGGGGTTAGTTTAGCTAATAGCTGTCTGGTTTCTGTGGGCGTCACTAGTTAAAGTCATAAACCCCGCACATTTATACAATTTATCTTATTAATATGTGATGTTTAAACCTAACCGCTGACCTTAATTTAAGAgcaaaaagcacattttctttTCCTTCACTTTTACGATTTGGCCAATTTTTATTTCGTGGCTATGCTATCTAGGTGGGAACCAATTTCTGCAACTAGGCCTGCAGGGTGTTTGTTTGACCACGTCGCCGTGGAAACggtgaagctagggttgtgtctTTTTGACTATTTCACCATTTGCATTACGTTTATTATGCTTAAAGAAGCCGAGCATGTTATCTCTTGTCTGAGAAAAAAACAAGGCTTGTTAACACAATACTTGAGACAATGCAAATTGCTCTAAAAATCGAGTAAAGAGACGAAATGCCTCACATTTTCTCAGTTGTGTGTCGCAAAGAAATTGCGTCACTGAAATGCATTCGAAACCTGCAGACATGCGCAATACACTGACCTTCCTTGTGCGGGTTCGTCCTGTAGGTAGACGAGGACCTTGAGTGTGTTGAGGAGTTTAGCACTTTATTCTCTCATTTCGATTATTCTAACATAAATCGAACCATGCCGGGTTTGGTGGAGGTTCCCACTTTTAACGACTTGAATGTTGAGGAGGTAAGCACGAATCATATTATTGAGGAACAATCTGGTTggcaatgctagctagctagttagataAAGCACTAGCAGGCTGGAAACCCTTAGTTATAACGTTTCTAAATAGGCTACTACTGTACTGGCTTTAGAAGCTAGGTTTCGTGTGCTAGCTTTTGTGGTGATTGGAAAGTATTGTATACGCATAGCTAGATTGCGATAAGATCTGGGTAGAAAGTTTGCTAGCGTTTGGGACGTACAAACACCGCTGTCTCTAACATGCCCAGGGTTGTTGACTATACCCTACAGTGCAAGATAAGCTAACAATCTAGCGTGTTGTTGTGGAATTATTTTGCAATAGGCAACTAGATTAAGCTGTTAATGTTTGATATCGAAGTAGGCTAGACGTGTCTAAATAcggcatgtgtgtttgtgttaaatAGTGTCATATTCTTCCCTTGCTCATGTGTAGATCAGTGTGTCGTCTGCGGTGCTGAAGGGAGCTGCCCACCACTATGGCTCTCAGTGTGACAAGGCCAACAAGGAGTTCATGCTCTGTCGCTGGGAGGAGAAGGACCCAAGAAAGTGTCTGAATGAAGGGAAGAAAGTCAACGAGTGTGCTCTTAACTTCTTCAGGTAGGCAATCATAGTGTTGAGTGACTCCACACCCAAGTGATAAAGGTAGGTCTGTTTTTAACTTGAGCCACTTCAAGACTGTCTTAGTGTCATTAAATAATCAGTGATAGTTGTTATGCGattagatgttgttgttttttttaccccTGTATGTTTATGAATGAAACTGCTGATCCACATTCAGCTCTCATCTCTACAATAGCGTGCTAATCTTTGAGGTCTGCTGTTTTAATTTATCGTTTTTTTTTACCGCTTTGTTTTCATCCAATGAAACTCTACCAGGGTGTTTTGACATTAACTTATTCACCATTGTAAAGGCAACGTGTGTGTTATGTTTGGGTTAAACTTAGCACATGTTTACCTTTCCACTTCTGTTCTGCAACTGACCAACAAGAGTCAAGAGAGGGAGGCTGTAGCTATAGGATAACTATAGGCTGCTGCTTCTCTGTCATAATTGGGATACAGATGGAAGTGGTCTGCCTGGGTTGTCTCACTGTGGGGCATGGTGTCTGTGTTTACATAAGGCTGCTGTGCACTAATAACGCAACCGGACCAGCGGgcgcacgcgtgcacacacaggcacacacctcTGCAGTGACTGGAAGCTGTCACTGAATGGGGCAGGGCTTGACATGCAGACTCTCTGTGTCAGGTCCACAAATAGCACCACTTCCAAAGCAGGAACCAATAAACAGTTCTGGTCCCAGATGTAAACATAGGGCTTCTGAGAATGGTAATGCATGTAATTATTGTAATGGTGCCAGATTTGACAAACTTATAATTACACCTGGTTGTTTAGGCTTTGGAGGTCCTACACCCACCTCAAAGTTGTAGCTCACTCACATTGCAAATATAAATAATCCTAGGTGTAGCTAGATAGTAGTATATGCATCTGGAATGTCTTTTAACAAAATCTGGTTCTATTATTATGAACCCACTTGTTAATTTCTCAATAAGAAAGTCAACGCATGTGCTTGTAAAGGGATACATTTAGAACTCTCTCTAGTTGCCTGGGTAAGATGGAGTTGCCGGAGTGTGATTTGGGATATTTGTCAGTGGCCTATTCTCCTGATAGGAGCAAAAGGCTTAAAGGCCGATTGCCAtgtgtgtttttctgttgctCATGAGAAAAACGAGATTTCAGTCTTGGAGCAGAGTTTTCCGTTTGCCGGTTATAGCCTGTTTTtggacacatttttttttagatAGAAAAGCTGGTAAATAAAATGAGCACTGGCCAATTGTctgggagaagaagaaaaatctcATTGTGAAATAATTATTTTAAAGCCTATTCATTTATGTAAATACCAGTCAATAAATTCATATGACTTGTCATGCTTATTCATTTCtaggttaatttgcataattttGTGGAATTAAATGTACATGTCTGTGCAGTATATATTTGTTATGTATCTTGTTTATCATACAGATACAGAGCCTAGTTTCATCAGAGACTCTGTCCGACAGCACAAGGTGTGCCGCTACAGCATCTAAAACAGCAAATACATAGATAACAGAAGGCAGGCTTTTCCAGCATGTCGCACACCACTTTtcaatgagctggaggcagtatgcattttgaaaacatatacttaattgtttgaaacctaaATGTTTTACTTcttattatgaggcatgtcttgcTTCAAAGTAGCACAGTAACCCACAATATCCAATTACAATTGCAAACCTGCAGAGGTATAACCAACCACCTTCCAGATCACAAATCAAGCAAATTGGCTTCCATCTGTGATCAATTGTAGTGATTGATTAGTTCAGAATAAAATCAGTTGTTCTTAGAGGACTCCACTGCTTAGTAGTGCAATTCAAAGCATAAAATCCACTATGGGTGGAAATGTACATTCAGAAGATCTATGAGATAAAGTTGTGCAAAGGCTTTGCCTATCCCTCGGAGCACAGTTAAGACCATTATTAAGAAGTGGAAGGCTTATGGCACCACCCAGACCCTGCATAGATCACGCCGTCCCTCCAAACTGTATGACCTGGCAAGGAGGAGACTGATCAGAGAGACTACTAAGAAGCCAATGGAGACTTTGAAGGAGCTTCAGGCCTTTATGGCAAAGACTGGTCAATGTGTGCATGTGACCACAATATCACAAGCGCTCCACAAATCTGGCCTCTATGGGAGGGTGGCGTGAAAAAAAACACCCCTCAAAAAAAGCCACATCAAGTCTCATTCGAGCTTAGCCAAAAAGCACATTGTAGATTCCGAGGCCAAGTGGCGAAAGGtgctgtggtcagatgagaccaaaattgaactttttggcctgaacgCAAAACAATATGTCTGGTGAAAACCCAATACATCTTTCCacccaaagaacaccatgcctacagtaaagcacGGCGCTGGCAGcatcctgttgtgtgtgtgtgtgtgtgtgtgtgggggggttctcTGCAGCAGGGACTGGAGCACTTATCAGGATAGAAGGGGAAATGGACAGTGTAAAATACTTACAGATTCTTGAGGAGAACCTGCATCCCTCTGCCAGGAAGTTGTAAATGGGAAGATGGATCAcatttcaacatgacaatgacccaaagcaccgCTAAAGCAACCGTACAGCGGCTGAAGGACAAGAaggtgaatgtccttgagtgaccttGTCAGAGCCCCGACCTAAATCCCATCCAGAATCTGTGGAATGACTTGAAGAGTGCAGTCCATGAGCAGTCACCATGTAATTTGACTGAGCTTGAACAATTCTGCAAGGAAGAATTTGGCAAATATTGCAGTCTCATTGTGCAAAGTTAGTAGAGACGtaggcacaatcctagtcatattagcaacccatgctagttgtttcATATTAGATATCCCCTCTTGAAAAATGTCTAATGGATATTTTTCATTCTGTCACATGAAACCTCTTGCATGTGTGGTGTGCTTTTGACGACTTTCCCGGTAATTGCATTATGGAACGAACATTCACACAGCCTTCTGCCTTGTGCACACTGCTGCACTTATAATGTAATGGAATTGTTAATCAACATCTTAagctatatacatacacacaagtttggggtcacttagaaatgaccttgttttccatgaaaacatgcatgaaatgagttgcaaaatgaataggaaatataatTAAGAAGTTGACaaagttataaataatgatttttaatcaTTGCTTTAGTCAAAGAATcatccatttgcagcaattacagccttgcagacctttggtgttctctagttgtcaatttgttgaggtcatctgaagagatttcaccccatgcttcctgaagcacctcccacaagttggattggcttggtgggcacttcttacgtaccatacggtcaagctgttTCCActacagctcaatagggttgagatccggtgactgtgctggccactccactatagacagaataccagctgactgcttcttctctaaagagttcttgcatagtttggagctgtgctttgggtcattgtcctgttgtaagaGGAAATTGGCTCAAATTAAGTGCCGTCCACAgtgtatggcatggcgttgcaaaatgagTGATagccttcttcaagatcccttttaccctggtcaaatctcccactttaccaccaccaaagcacccccagacatcacattgcctccaccacgattgacagatggcgtcaagcactcctccagcatcttttcaatTTTTTTGGcgtctcacaaatgttcttctttgtgatccgaacacctcaaacaaatatttgtctgtccataacacttttttcccaaTCTTCCCCTGTTCAATGTCTGTggtattttgcccatcttaatcttttctttttattggccagtcggaaatatggctttttctttgcaactctgtctagaaggccagcattccggagtcgcctcttcactgttgacgttgaggcaggtgttttgcgggtactatttaatgaagctgccagttgaggacttgtgaggcgtctgtttctcaaacgagACTAATGTACTTgtactcttgctcagttgtgcaccggggcctcccactcctctttctattctggttagagccagtttgcgctgttctgtgaagggagtagtacacagcgttgtacgagcgcttcagtttcttggcaatttcacgaatggaatagccttcatttctcagaacaagaatagactgacgagtttcagaagaaagttctttgtttctggccattttgagcctgtaatcgaacccacaaatgctgatgctccagatactcaactagtctaaaggccagttgtattgcttctttaatcagaacatcagttttcagctgtgctaacataattgcaaaatgcttttctaatgatcagttagcctttATAAAATAATAcacttggattagttaacacaacatgccattggaacacaggtgcGATAGTTGCTGATAATTGGTTTCTACGcctccagctacaatagtaatttacaacattaacaaggtctacactgtttttcttatcaatttgatttgatatctttttcaaaaacaaggacatttctaagtgaccccaaacttttgaacagtagtgtataatacTCAACAATTGTTCCATAGTCCGTTTTGGAATAGTCTATTTCtttctcgacaagctgaccatcctcaacttgcatgttctgttaatattaattaccataatctaaatgtgatttgtcattctgagcactgtggatggacgccctaatcaggttatACACCCATTGCATATGGGTCCGGTAGGTTTCGCAAATGTCCGGTAAATTAAAATGCTGCCAGTCAGAGGTCTGGCGCCACATTTTCCTAACAAAAACCCTGTCTTGGAGGTATGTTTCCTGACCGATTCTGCGTTTGGTTAATGTTTGTCctccatgagacactgtagacgcAGAAGCCTATTTCACTTCCTCAAAGTCCCCAAAAtgaagataactcaagaaatctagttgctcaattttacatctaaggtgtttggtgcagtatttctcaagtaaaaaaaTGGGAAACGTGTTGTCTTAACCTCAAATGTAATGGCAAAATGTAGATTTCCGCCTAAATAGACATACCCAAAAGTAACTGCTATTCATGTGTAATTCCATGATTCTGACATGCCAAAACTTGTTATATTTGGAAAGAAGACATCTTGGAGATTGAGGAAAAGATCAGAAGATAGGAGTTATATCGTTCAGAAAACACAagatcaagcacacacacaacttATTCATTTTGAAAGTCATCTTTCATTGAGTTTGcttaaaggcacctaaaggactctcagaccatgagaaacaagattctctggtctgatgaaaccaagtttcaactgtttggcctgaatgtctggaggaaacctggcaacatccctactGGGAAGCATGGTGTTTGcaacatcatgctatggggatgtttttcagctggagggactgggagactagtcaggatcgagggaacgaTTAACAGAGCAAACTACAGAGATCCTTGAACCCGCTCCAGAGCGCTCGGGACCtaagactggggcaaaggttaaacttccaacaggacaacgaccctaagcgcaatgcaggagtggcttcgacgcaagtctctgaatgtccatgaatggcacagccagagcctggacttgaacccgatctaacatctctggagagacctgtaaacagctgtgcagcaatgctccccatccaacctgacagagcttgagatgatctgcagagaagactgggagaagctccccaaatacagatgtgtcaagcttgtagcatcatacttaaggagactcgaggttgtaattgccgccaaaggtgtttcaacaaagtactgagtaaagggtctgaatacttgtgtaaattttAATATTGcccttttatttttaatacattagcaaaaatgtctaaactgtttttgctttgtcattatcaggtattgtgtgtagattgatgagggggggaaaacaattttaatacattttagaataaggctgtaacataacacaaaatgtgggaaaggtcaaggggtctgaactcgggatgcaccgatatgacatttgtCCGATATCGATATCCGATATTTTCTTTGCCCCCAAACAAAACAAGCCCCGAAACCGATATTTAACATtttagcggccttttaagcattctagtacagttaaatagtaaGGAACAGAGTGTCATATGTTCATTTGTTAAGTTAGGAACAGGTTGTTCAATAACTTGTAAATTAGAAAAATGACACCTCCATGAATGTATTTTATCACATAACAGATATTCATGAAACATATTTTAGCTGTCCCACATTAAAGATGGTTAAGTTGCTGGGGGCTCTTCTTACTATCCAATCTTGACCGTATGCTTTGAAAGGAATATTGGTTTTAACTAAAAATGCAGTTCATCATTTTAGCTTTAACTGCTCAAACAAATGACTGTCTCTAGGCTGTCAAATTGCTATAAATGACACAACTTAAGCTTTTCAAATGTGCTCAGCTGATTTGATTAATAAAATGAGAGCAAATTTACAACACATCTAATCTTTCATTTAGGGAAAAAAATACTGCCTTGTATTAAATTAAAATCTTGACCTATACATGAATGAACAACAGAAAAGCCATTCGGCTTAGTAACGTTTCCAGTGACTCTAGATGGCTGGGTTACAATATGACTGCCCATTTACAATTTTAACATTTGAGATTTTTCTTCACAAAGAGGACCTGCTCGGCTTTGTCACGAGAGTCTGTTTCTTTTTTCGTCTACAATATGTGAAGCTGCACTGAAAAGGCGCTCACTGTCCACCCTAGTACAGGGATACATGCGCAAAGCTTTAGCTAGGATGGGGAAACTGCGCTTGTTACTTCTGTAGTGTCCAAGTGCATCTTCATTCTTGGGAATAGTAGGTTGTCAGGTATCCTAGTATCTGCCAATAATGGGGGGGTTAGGACATTTAATACATTATTTTTGCATTCCAAAGGATCATTAGGCATAGATCAACATTAGCAAATGTTGGCCGGTGTAGTAACAGAAAATGAAAATACaccgcctcacacacacacacacacacactctgaccaaaagttattttgttggcatttacgtatgtctccattaccagtaaaacataatcaaaacctatttatttcacttacttgctgtgctgttttgttCTTTTGTTcggtcgtttcattctcaaccaggatttcatcatgcATGTCAAGCAGTGACGTTTCATCcctgtctgtccgtggcctctgCTGTCGTGGGTCCTCTTCTTCGGTGCGCACcgtcactgtgtccgtttccatcttgtccagctgtgtctgtTAACGtttcacgtaaaccctgtttcttgtctacATCggagtagcggtccttgtacctagcatcgagcacggtggcgacacagtagaggctcagagagaatgcatgTTAAAggagtagcggtccttgtacctagcatcgagcacggtggcgacacagtagaggctcagagagaatgcctgttaaaggagtagcggtccttgtacctagcatcgagcacggtggcgacacagtaaagaggctcagagagaatgcctgttaaagaagtagtggTCCTTTTACCTAGCATCGAGCACGGTGGCGACACagtagaggctcagagagaatgcatgTTAAAGAAGTAGTGGTCCTTGTACCTTGCATCAAGCACGGTGGCGACACagtagaggctcagagagaatgcctgttaaagaagtagtggtccttgtacctagcatcgagcacggtggcgacacagtagaggctcagagagaatgcctgttaaaggaGTAGCGggccttgtacctagcatcgagcacggtggcgacacagtagaggctcagagagaatgcctgttaaagaagtagtggtccttgtacctagcatcgagcactGTGGCGACACagtagaggctcagagagaatgcctgttaaagaagtagtggtccttgtacctagcatcgagcacggtggcgacacagtagaggctcagagagaatgccaccgaatcgcttgttcacagcGTCTAGTAGAGTACTTTTGCAAGTTTTAACCGCACGGTCTGTGTCGGAAGTTGttgttgagcaggcgtttcagtgccatgacagagggtatcacgtctgctgcagacgcAGTTGAAGAACTTTTTCTCAagtcagttgttcgaatggagCTAAGAGTGTGTTCATGTTTTCAATGAGTCCACTGGTTTGTACTGATTGTTGCAGGTAACTCAGTCAGCTGCGTACACGCCAAGCACTCGTTTTTGTTCCAGCAGGCTCTCGATTATGTAAAAAGTACCGTTCCATCTGGTGGAAACGTCTTGCTTAATTAAGCATTTTTGTTTTCACTCCAAGCTGCTCCTGTATTGCTTGCAGGCGGCTGTATGCTTCTGTGAGTGTTTAAAATGACCCACTATCTTCCTACCTGTTGCCACTATGTCAGATATGCTGCGTTGGGCCAAAACACCTTCGTTCACAGCCAGTTGCAGTGTGTGTCCCATACATGGCAACTCCACATTCTTCCAAAGCTTTTGTCATGTTACGTGCATTATCACGTAGCACAGCGTGTACATTGTTCTTGGGGATTTTCCAAGTTTCAAACAttttctcaaatgccattgaaatggcagcaacggtatgagaaccagcacattcttgagcatgcAATATGGCTTTCCTCGATACGAAATCCTCgtcgacccactgtgctgtcagactcggcatgctcatggggctgacgTCGCTGGTCCAACTGTCAGTCGTAacgctaatagcagtgacgcccatAGCAAGTAGCTTGTGGATGTGCGATTCAACGagactgtgtaactccggtagggcaacatctgaaaaatagcgcctacttggtagtgtgtaccggggcTCGAACGCCAACCTCATCCACAACAGAGagcggttgattgtcaagggcaatgaattccattatcttggcattaatggatttcgcctttgagttgtctctctgaaatgttcttactctttcaaatgactgcttgactTGAACTTGTTTAGTTGTTGGAAGTGTGCACTTCGTTTTTATTTCTCCTTTTGTTCCAAGTCGTCGATGAACGTCTGGGGGTCATGCACTTTCAAATGAGTAATTAGGTTTGTGGTATTGAAAGATTTCACTTTCTCCCCTCAGGAAATAACAGCAGCACAAGCGTTTGCGTATGGCCTTTTTGTTATCTTCCTTTGAAACTTCCAAATCGATCCACGCAGAAGACATTGTGGgccaggttaggaatgctgtgttgcacgtttAGCGCTGTATTTttcgtggcgtcattacgtcaccTACCTACGCTATATAGGTATGCACTTCAGCTTtaacatcggcgttaaactagacatcgggccgatgcTGATGTTGGCATTTTTGGCTAATATTGGCCGATTCTGATACTCTCGCTGactatatcgtgcatccctagtcTGAACATGTTTCAAGGCACTGTACAATGTAGTCAAATGACACTAGAACAACCGTTCATGACTCACCAATGCCATATAAGCCATTTTACAAAGAGATCCTTTTTTAAAGGGAGTCACTCTAATTAAGTCAACAGCTGCCCGGGGAAGTGATTGTCTGAATTGTCACCTTAAAAAAAAAGTGTGTCCTTAACAAATGCTTGCTTCAATTTCTCCTCCAGGCAGATAAAAGGAAGCTGTGCCGAGTCCTTCACAGAGTACTGGACCTGCCTGGACTACTCCAACCTGGCGGAGCTGCGTCAGTGCCGCAAGCATCAGCAGGCCTTTGACAGCTGTGTGCTGGACAAGCTTGGCTGGGAGAGACCCAACCTGGGAGAATTGTCCAAGGTGAGTCCCCCGGAGGTATAATGCCTGCAGCTATACTGCCTCGCGGTATAGTTCTGGGCATTTTAAAAGTTACTCGACAGTAACACCCGGTATGTCGTTAATGTAACAGACTCTCATAGGGCGATTTCAAGCCCCAAGTTCATTAGCAATCATTTAATAATAACCCGATAAGGTCTGGGATTAAAAAGTTGGCTTGtgtttgctagctagttagcaatcGTTAGCTTTTCATTTCTGTGCAACAGTCTCTGTTTGGGACGTACAAGCAGATGTCTCTAACATC includes:
- the ndufa8 gene encoding NADH dehydrogenase [ubiquinone] 1 alpha subcomplex subunit 8; the protein is MPGLVEVPTFNDLNVEEISVSSAVLKGAAHHYGSQCDKANKEFMLCRWEEKDPRKCLNEGKKVNECALNFFRQIKGSCAESFTEYWTCLDYSNLAELRQCRKHQQAFDSCVLDKLGWERPNLGELSKVTKVDTSRPLPENAYHSRPRPEPNPVIEGQLQPAKHGSRLFFWSW
- the morn5 gene encoding MORN repeat-containing protein 5, with protein sequence MEFTGSSYTGSFKNGRMEGEGEYKFPTETRYVGEMKNGMFHGKGVLHFLNGSIYEGTWEKGISKQGKYTFSDGLEYQEKDWEFCDGYDRQFYTERCNGLKPAGEPQLTDSLRVIPDGCYDCGDGFYDPNARVITDYEHHFLRNADDYEHEWIVSTCRKSWDEIVGHSPEKLGHISELDIELQA